Within the bacterium genome, the region CGTATAAATCCGACGCGGTGGGGCCGTTGTGCCAGTACCACGCCGGCGGCGGTTCCTCCGGCGGCGGCGGTTCATAACAAGCCAGCGCCAACAACGCCGCGGTACCGAATAGCGGCCCCATATATCGATTCATAGAAAGCTCCCCGGCGCTTCCGCCGTCGCTTAGTCACCCTCCAGGCACAGGCGACTCGTAGTCTTGAAGTGAACCTTCGCGAACTCCCGCAGCGCGTCCCTTCCTTTTTTTTGAACCAACCGACGCGCCGCCTCCTCGACCGAGGCCGACGCGCCTTTGGGAAGCGGCAGGCCGGCCTTCTTCGACAGGCGCTCGAGGCCCGCCAGGAACCCGGCACGGGCCACTATCGAGGCCGCGGCCACCGCCACGTCCTCCTCGGCGCGGACCTTTTGGACCAGCTCGAGCTCGCGGCCGCGCTTCATCAGCGCCCGGGCGACGTAGGCGTCGTCGCCGAACTTGTCGGTTACCGCGCGGCTTATCTCGGGCCATTCCCCGGCCAAATTCTCTATGGCGCGCGCGTGGGCCCAGGCGAGGATGCGGTTGAGATTGCCCAGGCTGTCGTACAGCTCGTTGTAGCGCGCCGGGCCGATGGCGACGCGGGAGTGGGGTAAACGTTTCGCAATCTCGCCGGCCATAAAGGCCACGCGCCGGTCGGATATCCTCTTGGAGTCGCGGACCTCGAGCCCCCGCAAAAAATCTTCGTCGGCGCCGTCGCGGACGTACACGCCGCCGACGACCAGCGGGCCGAAGTAGTCGCCTTTCCCGGACTCGTCGGTGCCGATGCGGCCGCGGCCCGCCACCCCGCCCCTACCTTAGTACCCGAGCGCGCTGAAGGGAATGTCGAACCCGCCCTCGCGCTCGGCGGTCCCCTTCTCCTGCGCGCCGAGGTAGGCGCTGAGGTTGTTCTTGATGTGCGCCCGCGCCACCAGGTCGCGGTACCACTCCGCCAATATGAGCTGGCGCCGCTGGTTCAGCAGGCGCGCGCGGTACTCGTCGCCGCGCGTCGCGTAGAGCGCCGCGTCGGCGGGTACTTTCTCGAGCACCTTGACGACGTAAAACCCGGCCGGCGTACGGAGCGGGCCCACGACCTCGCCCTCGGGGGCGTCGAAGGCCGCGGCGGCGACGCCGTAGTCGCCGCCCAATTGCCCCGCCGGCACGGCGCGCGGAAACGCCGGCGTCTCGCCAAACGTGGCGCCGAAGGCTTTAGCCGCGGCCCCCAGCTCGCCCCGCTCTTTCGCCCCGCGGAACAGCTCGCCCGCGCGGCCGGCCACGGCCTCCAGCGCCCTATCGCGCCGCCAATCGGCCGCGGCGCGGTCCTTCACCTTATCGAACGGCGCCGGCCCGGGCTCGAGCTTGGCCGTCAGCTGGTAGACGACGAAACCGCGCAGGCGGCCGGCGGCGCCGCGCACGCCGGGCTCGGTAACGGGCAGCGCCGAGCCCACGTCGCCCACGTCCAGCGCGAAGGCTTCCTCGGCGACGTGCCGCTGCCGACCCAGCTCGCCTATGGGGTCGCCGGGCGCGAACGGCTCCGGCTCCTCAATCTTCAACCCCAGCGCGCCGGCCTCGGCCGCCAGGTCCGCCTCTCCCGCGGCGCGGGCGGCGAGCTCCATCGCTGTCGCCATGGCCTGGTCCTCGGCGAGCTGCTCTCCGAGCATTTCCCTTATCTCTTCGGCCTGCTCCTCGAACGCCGGAACGTCCGCCTCGCGCTTTACGACGTGGTAGCCGTAGACGCTTTTTATCGGGCCGCTAAGTTCGCCCTCCTCCAACGCGAACGCGCCCTCCTCGAAGTCGGGGTCCGCCTGACCCCGGCCGAAGAAGCCGAGGTCGCCGCCTTTAGCGGCCGAAGCCGGGTCGTCGCTCAGCTCCTTCGCCACCTTGGCGAAGTCGTCCCCGCCGCGGATGCGGGCCGCGGCCGCCGCGGCCTTCCTCCGGGCCTCCTCCCACGCCGACTCCGGCTCGCCCGGTTTTACGGCGAACAATATGTGACGGCAGCGGATCTCGCCGGCGTCGAAATGAACCGTCTTGTTGCGTTCGTAATACTCTTTGACCTGGGCGTTGCTGACTTTGACGTCCTTGCGGATTTTATCCAAATCCACGAACGCGTACCGGATGCGTACGCGTTGGGGTAAGCGGTAATCGTCGAGGTGGGCGGAATAATAGGTCTTCAACTCGCCGCCCGAAGGTTGGGCCTCGGCGTCCGGCGTCGCCGGCAGGAACGCGTACGCCACCCGCACCGTCTCCGTCTCCTCGTCGAAGCGCGCCTTCACCTCGGCATCCGAGACGCGCGCCGCGGCGCTCACCATCTCAAAGACGCGGTCCATAAGGATGGCGTCGCGGAGCCAACTCTCGAACTCGCCGGGCGTCATGCCCTGCTGTTCGGCCACGAAGGTCTCGTACTTGCGCCGGTCGAACTCGCCGCCGGACTGGAAGTTGGGGTTGTTCTCCACTAGGATGCGGATCTCCTCGTCTGATATGCGGAGGCCCATCCGCTCGGCTTCGCGGAGGACGAGCTCCTTCATCACCAATTGATTCAACACCGCATTAGCGGTCGACAGCCGGAGGTCGCGCTCCGCGGCCTCGGTGAGCGGGCGCTGCGAGTCGCGCTGGAGGCGCTGGTAGCGCAGCCTCATCTCGCGGTAGAATATGGGGTCGAACTCGGTCTGCCCTATCTTCGTGCCGTCTACCTCGACGATGACCGGGCCGTGGGTCTCGCCGCGTACGATCTTGCGGAGCGTCGTCGCCCCCACGAAGAACAGCGACGCGACGAACGCCGCCGCCACCGCCCACATTACGGGCTTCATGCCCTCGCGCATTCCTTTTATAGTTCCCAAGTCGAAACCTCCGTAACGCCGGCGCCAGCCGGCTTAACTTTCGCGGAACTCCTTACGCCCCTTCGAGCTCCTCGGGATATGCCAACCGCCGGAACGCGGGGTCGTCGCGGTAAGGGCGGAAATCGTCGTCGGCCTTTATCAACTTCTTCAAAGACGGCGACAGCTCCACCGCCTTGGCCGCGTCCGCCAGCATCTCTTCCCGCCTGCCGCACAGGCTATAGGTGCAGGCGCGATTGTAGTAGAACTTGGCCTCGTTAGGCCGAAGCGCTATCGCACGCTCATACGCCGCGAGCGCGTCGTCGAAACGCTCGAGGCGGGCCAGCGCGACGCCGCGGTTATTATACGCTTTAGCGTTGTCCGGTTCAAGCTCTAAGGCCCGCTGGTACGAGGCCGCGGCCTCCTCGTACCTCCCCAGCTTGTCGAGGACGAAACCTTTATTGAAGTGGGCGGCGGCGTGGTTCGGCTCGAGCGAAAGCGCCTCGTCGTACGCGGCCAGCGCCTCGTCGTAGCGCTCGAGGCGGCGCAACGCTACGCCCCGGCCGTGATGAGCCTCGGCGTCGGCGGCGTTCTCCGTTACCGCCTTTTCAAACGCAACGAGCGCGGCCTGGTATTCGCCGCGCTTCAGGAGGGCGTTGCCTTCGTTGACGCGCGACGCACGGGCTCCTTCGCCATCGGAAGGCATATTACGGATTTCCCCGGAGTAATTCAGGGCGCCGGCTACCATCGCCGCCGGCGCCCGACATTGTGCGCCGAATCGCCCGCCGGCCCGGGTTACGTCTGCGGCTCTTTTATCGCCGCCTGGGCCGCGGCCAGCCGCGCCACCGGGACCCGGTAGGGCGAACAGGACACGTAGTTCAGACCTATCTTGTGGCAGAAAGCGATGGTCGCCGGGTCGCCGCCGTGCTCGCCGCAGATGCCTATCTCCAGCTCGGCCTTGGCGCCGCGGCCTTTCTCGACGGCTATCTCCATCAGCAGGCCCACGCCGTTGACGTCCACCGTCTGGAACGGGTCCTCCTTGAGGATGTTATGCGCGAGGTAGTAGCGGAGGAAGGGCCCGGCGTCGTCGCGGCTGAAGCCGAAGGTGGTCTGCGTGAGGTCGTTGGTGCCGAAGGAGAAGAAGTCGGCGATAAGGCCTATTTCGTCGGCGGTCAGCGCCGCGCGCGGCACCTCGATCATGGTCCCGACTTTGTAGGGCACGTCCACGCCCTCGTCGTCCATTATCTCGTCGGCGGCGTTGCGCACCACCATGAACTGGTTGAAGAGCTCGTTCACGTGGCTCACGAGCGGTATCATTATCTCCGGCCGGACGGGGGCGCCGTCGCGGATGCACTGCACCGCGGCGCCTATAATGGCGCGCGCCTGCATCTGGGTTATCTCGGGATAGATGATGCCGAGGCGGCAGCCGCGGAGGCCCAACATCGGGTTGAGCTCGCGCAGCGTCTCCACCTTCTCGGCCAGCTCTTCGACCGGGATATCCATCTGCCCCGCCAGCTTCTCGATGTGCGCCGGCTCGTGGGGCAGGAACTCGTGGAGCGGCGGGTCGAGGGTGCGGATGACGACGGGGCGGCCGGCCATGGCCCGGAATAAGCCGACGAAGTCCTCCTGCTGTATAGGCCGGAGCTCCTCGAGGGCCGCGCGCCTGCCGGCCTCGTCGCGGGCGACGATCATCTTGCGCATCGACGTGATGCGGTCGCCGGCGAAGAACATGTGCTCGGTGCGGCAGAGCCCTATGCCCTGGGCGCCGAACTTGACCGCCACCGTCGCCTGGTCCGGCTGGTCGGCGTTGGTCCATACCTCCAGCCGCCGCGCCTCGTCGGCCCACGACATGAAGTCGGCGAACTGCCGGTATACCGTCGACTCGTCCGGCGCGAGGGTTTCGTCGATGAGAACGCGTTTTATTTCCGACGGCTGGGTCTCGAAGGCGCCCAACAGGACCTCGCCCGTCGTCCCGTCCAGCGAGATCTCGTCGCCCTCTTTTACGACCGCGCCCCCCAGCGCGACGAACCGGCGCTTCTTGTAGTCGATGCGGATGTCGCTGCAGCCGACGACGCAGACCTTGCCCATCTGGCGGCCTACGAGCGCCGCGTGCGACGTCATGCCGCCGCGCTCGGTCAATATGCCCTGGGCGGCGGACATCCCGCGGATATCCTCGGGCGACGTCTCCACCCGCACCAGTATGACCTTCTCGCCGCGTTCGGCCCACGCCGCGGCGTCGGCGGCGTTGAAGACGACTTTGCCGGCGGCGGCGCCGGGGCCCGCGTTCAAGCCCCGCGCGATGACCTTGCCCGCCTTGACCGCGGCCTCCTTCTGCTCCAGGTTGAACACCGGCCGCAGGAAGTGATTGAGCTGCTCCGGCTCCATCGAGAGGAGGGCTTCCTCCTTGCTCATCAGACCCTCGGCCACCATGTCGATGGCGATGGTGAGGGCGGCGTACGCCGTCCGCTTGCCGGCGCGGGTCTGCAGCAGCCACAGCCGGCCGCGTTCGAACGTGAACTCGATGTCCTGCAGGTCGCGGAAGTGGGCCTCGAGCTTGCGCGCCGCGTCCTCCAGCTCGCGGTATACTTCCGGCATATCCTCGCCCAGCGCCGCGATGGGTTTGGGGGTCCGGATGCCGGCGACGACGTCCTCGCCCTGGGCGTTGGACAGGAATTCGCCGTAGAGGCCCGTCTCGCCCGTGGCCGGGTTGCGGGTGAAGGCGACGCCCGAGCCCGAGTCGTCGCCCAGGTTGCCGAATACCATCGACTGGACGTTGGCTGCGGTGCCCCACTCGTCCGGGATGTTGTTTATCTGGCGGTAGGCAATGGCCCGCGGGTTGTCCCACGACGCGAAGACGGACCTTATGGCCCCCCACAGCTGCTCGCGCGGGTCGTCCGGGAAATCGACGCCCTTGCCCTCCTTCACCGCCTCCTTGAAAAGGCGGACCAACTCCCGCAAGTCCTCGGCCCCCAGCTCGACGTCGAGGTCGACGCCCCGGTCCTTCTTGACGGCTTCTATTATCTCCTCAAACGGGTCGACGTCGTCCTCGGTCTCGGGCTTCAAGCCCAGGACGACGTCGCCGTACATCTGGACGAAGCGCCGATACGAATCGTACGCCGGCCGCGGGTCCCC harbors:
- the rnhC gene encoding ribonuclease HIII, with amino-acid sequence MAGRGRIGTDESGKGDYFGPLVVGGVYVRDGADEDFLRGLEVRDSKRISDRRVAFMAGEIAKRLPHSRVAIGPARYNELYDSLGNLNRILAWAHARAIENLAGEWPEISRAVTDKFGDDAYVARALMKRGRELELVQKVRAEEDVAVAAASIVARAGFLAGLERLSKKAGLPLPKGASASVEEAARRLVQKKGRDALREFAKVHFKTTSRLCLEGD
- a CDS encoding peptidylprolyl isomerase, producing the protein MGTIKGMREGMKPVMWAVAAAFVASLFFVGATTLRKIVRGETHGPVIVEVDGTKIGQTEFDPIFYREMRLRYQRLQRDSQRPLTEAAERDLRLSTANAVLNQLVMKELVLREAERMGLRISDEEIRILVENNPNFQSGGEFDRRKYETFVAEQQGMTPGEFESWLRDAILMDRVFEMVSAAARVSDAEVKARFDEETETVRVAYAFLPATPDAEAQPSGGELKTYYSAHLDDYRLPQRVRIRYAFVDLDKIRKDVKVSNAQVKEYYERNKTVHFDAGEIRCRHILFAVKPGEPESAWEEARRKAAAAAARIRGGDDFAKVAKELSDDPASAAKGGDLGFFGRGQADPDFEEGAFALEEGELSGPIKSVYGYHVVKREADVPAFEEQAEEIREMLGEQLAEDQAMATAMELAARAAGEADLAAEAGALGLKIEEPEPFAPGDPIGELGRQRHVAEEAFALDVGDVGSALPVTEPGVRGAAGRLRGFVVYQLTAKLEPGPAPFDKVKDRAAADWRRDRALEAVAGRAGELFRGAKERGELGAAAKAFGATFGETPAFPRAVPAGQLGGDYGVAAAAFDAPEGEVVGPLRTPAGFYVVKVLEKVPADAALYATRGDEYRARLLNQRRQLILAEWYRDLVARAHIKNNLSAYLGAQEKGTAEREGGFDIPFSALGY
- a CDS encoding tetratricopeptide repeat protein produces the protein MVAGALNYSGEIRNMPSDGEGARASRVNEGNALLKRGEYQAALVAFEKAVTENAADAEAHHGRGVALRRLERYDEALAAYDEALSLEPNHAAAHFNKGFVLDKLGRYEEAAASYQRALELEPDNAKAYNNRGVALARLERFDDALAAYERAIALRPNEAKFYYNRACTYSLCGRREEMLADAAKAVELSPSLKKLIKADDDFRPYRDDPAFRRLAYPEELEGA
- the ppdK gene encoding pyruvate, phosphate dikinase; the encoded protein is MDKKYVYFFGDGATEGTAKMRDLLGGKGAGLAEMTNISIPVPPGFTITTEGCVYYYRNGEFPPGLDEEVEIHLGRVEQSLDRRFGDVDKPLLLSVRSGARVSMPGMMDTVLNIGLNDKTVAGLARQMGDPRPAYDSYRRFVQMYGDVVLGLKPETEDDVDPFEEIIEAVKKDRGVDLDVELGAEDLRELVRLFKEAVKEGKGVDFPDDPREQLWGAIRSVFASWDNPRAIAYRQINNIPDEWGTAANVQSMVFGNLGDDSGSGVAFTRNPATGETGLYGEFLSNAQGEDVVAGIRTPKPIAALGEDMPEVYRELEDAARKLEAHFRDLQDIEFTFERGRLWLLQTRAGKRTAYAALTIAIDMVAEGLMSKEEALLSMEPEQLNHFLRPVFNLEQKEAAVKAGKVIARGLNAGPGAAAGKVVFNAADAAAWAERGEKVILVRVETSPEDIRGMSAAQGILTERGGMTSHAALVGRQMGKVCVVGCSDIRIDYKKRRFVALGGAVVKEGDEISLDGTTGEVLLGAFETQPSEIKRVLIDETLAPDESTVYRQFADFMSWADEARRLEVWTNADQPDQATVAVKFGAQGIGLCRTEHMFFAGDRITSMRKMIVARDEAGRRAALEELRPIQQEDFVGLFRAMAGRPVVIRTLDPPLHEFLPHEPAHIEKLAGQMDIPVEELAEKVETLRELNPMLGLRGCRLGIIYPEITQMQARAIIGAAVQCIRDGAPVRPEIMIPLVSHVNELFNQFMVVRNAADEIMDDEGVDVPYKVGTMIEVPRAALTADEIGLIADFFSFGTNDLTQTTFGFSRDDAGPFLRYYLAHNILKEDPFQTVDVNGVGLLMEIAVEKGRGAKAELEIGICGEHGGDPATIAFCHKIGLNYVSCSPYRVPVARLAAAQAAIKEPQT